One window of Puntigrus tetrazona isolate hp1 chromosome 14, ASM1883169v1, whole genome shotgun sequence genomic DNA carries:
- the LOC122357970 gene encoding polyadenylate-binding protein 1A, translating into MNPSAPSYPMASLYVGDLHPDVTEAMLYEKFSPAGPILSIRVCRDMMTRRSLGYAYVNFQQPADAERALDTMNFDVIKGRPVRIMWSQRDPSLRKSGVGNIFIKNLDKSIDNKALYDTFSAFGNILSCKVVCDENGSKGYGLVHFETHEAAERAIEKMNGMLLNDRKVFVGRFKSRKEREAEMGARAKEFTNVYIKNFGEDMDDEKLREIFSKFGPALSIRVMTDDGGKSKGFGFVSFERHEDAQRAVDEMNGKELNGKQVYVGRAQKKGERQTELKRKFEQMKQDRMTRYQGVNLYVKNLDDGLDDERLRKEFAPFGTITSAKVMMEGGRSKGFGFVCFSSPEEATKAVTEMNGRIVATKPLYVALAQRKEERQAHLTSQYMQRMASVRAVPNPVLNPYQPAPPSGYFMAAIPQAQNRAAYYPTSQLAQLRPSPRWATQGVRPQHFQGMPNAVRPSAPRPQTFGAMRPTSQVPRVIAPQRMASQAMGPRPTAAGAATGTAQVRGVPQYKYAPGVRNPQQHMPTQPQVPMQQPAVHVQGQEPLTASMLAAAPPQEQKQMLGERLFPLIQNMHPSLAGKITGMLLEIDNSELLHMLESPESLRSKVDEAVAVLQAHQAKEAAQKSVPSAAVPAV; encoded by the exons ATGAACCCCAGCGCGCCCAGTTACCCGATGGCTTCTCTGTATGTGGGGGATCTGCACCCGGATGTGACCGAGGCCATGCTGTACGAGAAGTTCAGTCCCGCCGGGCCCATCCTGTCCATCCGGGTGTGCAGGGACATGATGACCCGCCGCTCGCTCGGTTACGCCTACGTCAACTTCCAGCAGCCCGCCGACG CTGAGAGAGCCTTGGACACGATGAACTTTGACGTAATCAAGGGCCGGCCCGTCCGTATCATGTGGTCTCAGCGAGATCCGTCGCTGCGTAAGAGCGGCGTGGGGAACATCTTCATCAAGAACCTGGACAAGTCCATCGACAACAAGGCCCTCTACGACACGTTCTCTGCCTTCGGCAACATCCTGTCCTGCAAG GTGGTTTGCGACGAGAACGGCTCTAAAGGATACGGCCTCGTTCACTTTGAGACCCACGAGGCCGCCGAGAGAGCCATCGAGAAAATGAACGGCATGTTGCTCAATGACCGCAAAGT ATTCGTCGGTCGCTTCAAGTCTCGCAAGGAGCGTGAGGCTGAGATGGGCGCCCGCGCCAAAGAGTTCACCAACGTTTACATCAAGAACTTCGGAGAAGACATGGATGATGAGAAGCTGAGGgaaattttcagcaaattcg GTCCAGCGCTGAGCATTCGGGTCATGACCGACGACGGCGGCAAATCCAAGGGCTTCGGCTTCGTCAGCTTCGAGAGGCACGAGGACGCCCAGCGG GCCGTGGATGAGATGAACGGGAAGGAGCTGAACGGGAAGCAGGTGTACGTGGGGCGCGCTCAGAAGAAGGGAGAGCGTCAGACGGAGCTCAAGCGCAAGTTCGAGCAGATGAAGCAGGACCGCATGACCCGCTACCAG GGAGTCAATCTCTACGTGAAAAACCTGGACGACGGCCTGGATGATGAGCGTCTGCGTAAAGAGTTTGCTCCGTTCGGCACCATCACCAGCGCTAAG GTGATGATGGAAGGCGGTCGCAGCAAGGGCTTCGGCTTCGTCTGTTTCTCGTCTCCTGAGGAGGCCACCAAGGCGGTGACGGAGATGAACGGCCGTATCGTGGCCACCAAGCCGCTGTATGTGGCCCTGGCTCAGAGGAAGGAGGAGCGGCAGGCTCATCTCACCAGTCAGTACATGCAGAGGATGGCCAGCGTCCGAGCCGTGCCCAACCCCGTCCTCAACCCCTACCAGCCCGCGCCGCCGTCCGGATACTTCATGGCCGCTATCCCTCAG GCTCAGAATCGTGCTGCTTATTATCCCACCAGTCAGCTCGCTCAGCTCCGCCCCAGTCCTCGCTGGGCCACTCAGGGTGTCCGCCCTCAGC ATTTCCAGGGCATGCCCAACGCCGTCAGGCCCTCGGCGCCCCGTCCCCAGACCTTCGGTGCCATGCGTCCCACCTCCCAGGTCCCGCGGGTGATCGCGCCCCAGCGCATGG CGTCTCAGGCCATGGGCCCTCGTCCCACCGCCGCCGGAGCAGCGACAGGAACGGCTCAGGTCAGAGGAGTGCCGCAGTACAAATACGCCCCTGGAGTCCGCAACCCTCAGCAGCACATGCCCACGCAGCCGCAGGTGCCCATGCAGCAG CCTGCGGTCCATGTTCAGGGTCAGGAGCCTCTGACGGCGTCCATGTTGGCTGCCGCCCCTCCTCAAGAGCAGAAGCAGATGCTGG GTGAGCGTCTGTTCCCGCTCATCCAGAACATGCACCCCAGCCTGGCTGGAAAGATCACCGGGATGCTGCTGGAGATCGATAACTCTGAGCTGCTGCACATGCTGGAGTCCCCCGAGTCcctgaggtcaaag GTGGATGAAGCGGTGGCGGTGCTGCAGGCTCATCAGGCCAAAGAAGCTGCCCAGAAATCAGTCCCCAGCGCCGCGGTGCCGGCTGTCTGA
- the tpbgl gene encoding trophoblast glycoprotein-like, whose product MRKLMRKMRVILTPNTCVSYTRHSPVFCVLMCRTTCTRLHEPRPSLSYKSEIRGVSGESVARGAEVRHATARMMPLTLVCAMLCVSACVASCPPRCECSEGTVRCASAALRRVPAAIPRDASSLIITGNAIHRLEPSAFGGPQNATLLNLSDNGIMEIGSHAFSSLLTLRSLILNNNRLVLIHPEAFSVPGSPLQELSLRSSLYNHTSLTDLITALRWGELANLLRLDLSGNRLVLLPPAMFTPLPSLQRLHLRNNSLVAVYNSTFSGVERLLELDLSGNAFRTISDEGLRELERLVRARLLLGQNPYACTCEAQELASWLNGSKVRVGDADRLFCESPASLRGVSLRGIGAQALGCYGNVREEITDLSIQTSYVFLGLVLGFVGMVFLFVVYLNRKGIKKWITDIHEACRDVLEGYHYRYEIDSDPRLGRVSHGQQGRPRMDPRLAHISTSARITQIPSDVTL is encoded by the exons aTGAGGAAACTTATGAGGAAGATGCGTGTTATATTGACTCCAAACACGTGCGTGTCATATACACGTCACAGCCcggttttttgtgttttgatgtgtCGTACTACATGCACGCGTCTCCACGAGCCCCgcccctctctctcttataAGTCAGAGATCCGAGGAGTTTCTGGCGAGTCTGTGGCGCGAGGAGCTGAGGTCCGGCATGCGACCGCGAGGATGATGCCGCTGACGCTCGTCTGCGCGATGCTGTGCGTCTCCGCGTGCGTCGCGTCGTGTCCGCCGCGCTGCGAGTGTTCCGAGGGGACCGTGCGCTGCGCGTCTGCCGCTCTCCGGCGCGTCCCCGCCGCGATCCCGCGCGACGCCAGCAGCCTCATCATCACCGGCAACGCCATCCACAGACTCGAACCCAGCGCCTTCGGGGGACCGCAGAACGCCACACTCCTGAACCTGAGCGACAACGG CATCATGGAGATTGGCTCGCATGCGTTCTCGTCTCTGCTCACGCTGCGCTCTCTAATCCTGAACAACAACCGCCTGGTTCTGATCCACCCCGAGGCGTTCTCGGTGCCCGGGAGCCCTCTGCAGGAGCTCAGCCTGCGCTCGTCGCTCTACAACCACACGTCCCTGACGGACCTCATCACCGCCCTGCGCTGGGGAGAGCTGGCCAACCTGCTGCGTCTCGATCTGTCGGGAAACCGCCTGGTCCTCCTGCCCCCGGCCATGTTCACACCCCTCCCCAGCCTGCAGCGCCTGCACCTGCGCAACAACTCTCTGGTGGCCGTCTACAACAGCACCTTCTCCGGCGTGGAGCGGCTCCTGGAGCTGGACCTGAGCGGAAACGCCTTCAGAACTATCAGCGACGAGGGTTTGCGGGAACTGGAGCGGCTCGTCCGCGCGCGCTTGCTCCTGGGACAGAACCCGTACGCGTGCACTTGCGAAGCGCAGGAGTTGGCGAGCTGGCTGAACGGTTCGAAGGTCAGGGTGGGCGACGCGGACAGGCTGTTCTGCGAATCCCCCGCTTCTCTTCGCGGCGTCTCTTTGCGGGGGATCGGTGCGCAGGCATTGGGGTGTTACGGTAATGTTCGCGAAGAGATCACAGACTTGTCCATACAGACGTCCTACGTTTTCCTCGGATTAGTGCTGGGATTCGTAGGCATGGTCTTCCTCTTTGTCGTCTACCTCAATCGGAAGGGTATCAAGAAGTGGATCACGGACATTCACGAAGCCTGTCGAGACGTGCTGGAGGGGTATCATTACCGCTACGAAATCGACTCCGATCCACGGCTGGGGCGCGTTTCTCACGGTCAGCAGGGTCGGCCGCGGATGGACCCTCGCTTGGCGCACATCTCTACTAGCGCCCGTATCACGCAGATCCCGTCCGACGTGACTCTATAA
- the tmem222a gene encoding transmembrane protein 222a: MADVTEIDAMKHFHGGFEKIDKETCRYPHCVVWTPIPVLSWFLPFIGHMGICTSTGVIRDFAGPYFVSEDNMAFGKPTKYWRLDQSKVCGGGTNAWDLAVHEASEEYKTRMHNLCCDNCHSHVAMALNLMRYDNSSSWNMVNLCLLSFIRSKHVSFVGFLKTWLPFLMICGVMVTISLALHLR, encoded by the exons ATGGCGGATGTTACCGAGATCGACGCGATGAAGCACTTTCACGGCGGTTTCGAGAAAATCGACAAAGAGACGTGCCGTTATCCGCACTGCGTCGTGTGGACTCCCATCCCGGTTCTGTC gTGGTTCCTGCCGTTCATCGGTCACATGGGCATCTGCACGTCTACGGGCGTCATCAGAGATTTCGCAGGGCCGTACTTCGTATCG GAGGACAACATGGCGTTCGGGAAACCCACCAA GTACTGGAGGCTGGATCAGAGTAAAGTGTGCGGCGGCGGGACGAACGCCTGGGACCTGGCCGTGCACGAGGCGTCCGAGGAGTACAAGACCAGGATG cacaACCTGTGCTGTGATAACTGTCACTCTCACGTGGCCATGGCTCTAAACCTCATGAGATACGATAACAGCTCGTCCTGGAACATGGTCAACCTCTGCCTGCTGTCCTTCATCCGCAGCAAACACGTCAG CTTCGTGggcttcctgaagacctggctgCCCTTCCTGATGATTTGTGGCGTGATGGTCACCATCTCCCTGGCGCTCCACCTGCGATGA
- the nr0b2a gene encoding nuclear receptor subfamily 0 group B member 2a, producing the protein MDCECDCLAYGNGQSSAILFNILSRGESGPSEPGCRRVPQACRCEKRRTVCLKTPGETCPLASDVLVKTVHFMKSLPAFQQLPPRDQLSLLKSCWAPLFILGLAQDRVGFEVRDSPAPSMLKRILLNGREAPAPDPGPPTLTGAQTLRACLKKFWSLDLSPKEYAYLKGTVIFNPDVPGLKASLFIEGLQYEAQHALKEVLVPLHPQDRGRFARILLTASSLKTITPSLITELFFRPVIGQADLLDLLIDMLFSR; encoded by the exons ATGGACTGCGAATGCGATTGTTTAGCGTACGGTAACGGCCAGTCGAGCGCCATCCTCTTCAACATCCTCAGCCGAGGCGAGTCGGGTCCGAGCGAGCCGGGCTGCAGGCGGGTTCCTCAGGCGTGCCGCTGCGAGAAGCGCAGGACGGTGTGTCTGAAGACGCCCGGAGAGACGTGTCCGCTGGCGTCGGACGTGCTGGTGAAGACCGTGCACTTCATGAAGAGCCTGCCGGCGTTCCAGCAGCTGCCGCCCCGAGACCAGCTGTCCCTGCTGAAGAGCTGCTGGGCCCCGCTCTTCATCCTGGGGCTGGCCCAGGACCGCGTCGGCTTCGAGGTGCGGGACTCTCCGGCGCCCAGCATGCTGAAGAGGATCCTGCTCAACGGCCGAGAGGCGCCGGCCCCCGACCCGGGGCCGCCCACGCTGACCGGCGCTCAGACGCTCAGAGCCTGCCTCAAGAAGTTCTGGAGCCTGGATCTGAGCCCCAAGGAGTACGCTTATCTGAAAGGAACCGTCATATTCAACCCAG ATGTGCCGGGTCTGAAGGCGTCTCTGTTCATCGAGGGTCTCCAGTATGAAGCTCAGCATGCTCTGAAGGAGGTCCTGGTTCCTCTTCATCCTCAGGACCGAGGGCGCTTCGCTCGGATCCTCCTCACCGCGTCCTCTCTGAAGACCATCACTCCGAGCCTCATCACGGAGCTCTTCTTCCGGCCGGTCATCGGTCAGGCAGACCTGCTGGACCTGCTGATCGACATGCTCTTCTCGAGGTAG
- the kdf1a gene encoding keratinocyte differentiation factor 1, which yields MPGHSTGSHHKTRPHSSSRSRADGYRQSRTYSKDSSTSQDTYKENYSEQPRSIDSQFPRKTHPLYANGRGSETLGFIPGSADSPQGTQACGSCASLGWSSCKALLCCILTCGLYGSRKPCLPANESSTDHPLKAEPEPRKPNGLALSNPTCGVSLEPSKPRQLPSSGSFRYGDVYFAGKKVEYPVNSEAPPRRTRTAGKGDNNQRPVSNTSIYSREDLDLDDLDDGGTDIDSLITKKLLELYKMHQIEQLAKCTSDVSFSRKTNEISDLINSIAQDYNLEEQEAECRLVHGVIRISTRNKSSKGYKSKDYKSHDAMQHTNGRRDGTLPDSGNETMTFTFSDGEPEVLVSELTPSDELARKMRGHSGKHYYSSSATDSSGAPLLR from the exons ATGCCTGGCCACAGCACAGGATCACATCACAAGACGCGTCCTCATAGCTCGAGCCGCTCCAGGGCCGATGGCTACAGGCAAAGCCGCACCTACTCCAAGGACAGCAGCACCAGTCAAGACACCTACAAGGAGAACTACAGCGAGCAACCTCGTAGCATAGACTCGCAGTTCCCCCGTAAAACCCATCCCCTCTACGCCAATGGACGAGGCTCGGAAACCCTGGGCTTCATCCCAGGCTCCGCCGACTCTCCTCAGGGTACTCAAGCCTGCGGCTCATGCGCCTCTCTCGGCTGGAGCAGCTGCAAGGCTCTGCTGTGCTGCATTCTGACTTGTGGGCTTTACGGGTCTCGCAAACCTTGCCTGCCGGCCAACGAGAGCTCCACCGACCACCCTTTAAAAGCCGAGCCGGAACCGAGGAAGCCTAACGGATTGGCTCTGTCCAACCCCACGTGCGGCGTGAGCCTCGAGCCGAGCAAACCCAGGCAACTGCCGAGCTCTGGTAGCTTCCGCTACGGCGACGTTTATTTTGCCGGCAAAAAAGTGGAGTACCCGGTCAACTCCGAGGCGCCTCCGAGGCGCACCCGCACGGCTGGGAAGGGCGACAACAACCAGCGTCCCGTCAGCAATACCAGCATCTACTCGAGGGAGGATTTGGATCTGGACGACCTGGACGACGGCGGCACCGACATCGACTCGCTGATCACCAAAAAGCTCCTGGAACTTTATAAAATGCACCAGATCGAGCAGCTTGCCAAATGCACGTCCGATGTGTCCTTCTCCCGGAAAACCAACGAGATCAGCGATCTGATCAACAGCATCGCTCAGGACTACAACTTGGAGGAGCAGGAAGCCGAGTGTCGATTGGTGCACGGCGTCATACGCATCAGCACGCGCAACAAGTCCTCCAAAGGTTATAAGAGCAAAGACTATAAGTCGCACGACGCAATGCAGCACACTAACGGGAGGCGGGACGGGACGCTGCCCGACAGCGGGAACGAGACCATGACCTTCACCTTTAGCGATG GCGAACCCGAGGTGCTAGTGTCAGAACTGACACCGTCAGATGAGCTCGCCCGAAAGATGAGAGGCCACAGCGGGAAAC ATTACTACTCGAGCTCGGCCACCGACTCGTCAGGCGCTCCGCTGCTGCGCTAA